CATCGTCGGCACCGCCGACGAGCTGGCGCAGGTGACGGAATCCGAGGTCATCAAGTTCTCCGCCGGCGGTTTCCGCGACTTCACCCGCATCGCGGCCTCGGACCCGACGATGTGGCGCGACGTGTTCCTCGCCAACAAGGACGCCGTGCTCGAGATGCTCGGCACCTTCACCGAGGATCTGTCGAAGCTGACCCGCGCGATCCGCCGCGGCGACGGCGAAGCGCTGTTCGACCACTTCACCCGTACCCGCGCCATCCGCCGCGGCATCGTCGAGACCGGCCAGGACTCCGCCGCGCCCGACTTCGGCCGTCCGCACGCGAATTTGCAGAAGTAGCAGTCGGGCACGCAGCTTTCCCCACATCGTCGTCCTGACGAAAGCCAGGACCCATAACCACCGCATTTGCTTGCGAACGGGGATCGTGGTCCCAGCGTCGCACAACAATTGCGATTTGGGGTAATGGGTCTCGGCCTTCGCCGGGACGACGATGAGGATGGTTCTCGATTCAAGATATCAAACACACGGCGTCGTCGCAGCACCGTAGGATGGGTAGAGCGCAGCGAAACCCATCATTGGCGCAGCGAGTGTGATCGATGGGTTTCGCTGCGCTCTACCCATCCTACAATTCCGAACGACTTACGCCGGCGGCAGGCCGAGCGATTGCGCGGCCTCCATCCAGACCGGCAATTCGCGCTGATAGAGCGCATTGCTGTCCTTGAAGCCGATTGCGGGCTCGAGCACGAAGGTCGCGAGCACCTCCTTCACCCTCGGATCGTTGTTGGCGGCGACGCAGAGCTCGGCGAGCCGATCGACGATCGGCTGCGGCGTCGCCTTCGGCAAGGCCCAGCCGGAGAAGCCGCTCACGGTGAAGAATTTCGATGTCGTGCCCTGTTCGGGCAGCGTCTTGATCTCGGGGATCGCATCAACCTTCTTCGCGTGCACGGCGAAGACGACGCCGCGGCCACTTTGCAGCACGGTCTGCGCCGCGGTGTAGCTGCCCATCGCAACATCGAGCGTGCCTTCCGCCAAGCCCGTCCACATCGGCGCTTCACCGCGATAATGGATCGGCTCGATGTTGAGGCCGTATTGCTTGTTGAGCTCGTTGATCGTCATGTGCGGGGCGGAGCCCGCGCTGTAGGTGCCGAAGTTCACCTTGCCGCTGCTGCGCGCATACGCGACGAATTCCGCGAGCGTCTTGACGCCGAGTTTCGGGCTCGCGACCAGCAGCAACCCGCCGCCCGGAATGACGCTGACCAAGGTCAGATCCTTGTCCATGTCGTAGCCGGGGTTCTTCATCATCGCCCGGTTCATCACATAGGTAGTCGAGATCGAGCACAGGATAGTGTGCCCGTCGGGCGCTGAGCGCGCGACTTCCGCGGCGCCGATCGAACCGGACGCGCCGGCCTTGTTCTCGATGACGACGGTTTGCCCGACCTGCCTCGCGATGAACTCGCCGAAGGCGCGCGCCAGGAGGTCGGTCTGTCCGCCGGCCGGGTAGCTGCAGATCATGCGGATCTGCCGCGACGGCCACGCGCCCTGCGCCGAGGCCCCGCGCGACAGCCAAGGCATCGCGGCCGCCGCAGCACCGGCCGTGATGAGGTGACGGCGGCTAATCTTCGCTGGCATTCTGGTTCCTCCCCGATTTTTCGGTGAGGGTATCGTATCGGCGGGTCGCAGCTACGGGACAGATTGGCGCAGCAGGGCACGCTCACCGTCGCAACCGTTGATCCCGGATCGGCCCCGCCGACATCGCGGCAACCTTCTGCGTTGGCCGCCGGCGACCGAGCAGGCCGGCGGTTGCCAGCATGACAATGCCGCCGAACCACCACGAGCCGATCACGAACTCCCAGGCCCGCGGCGGAATCTCGTCGAAGATGATGCCGTAGACCGACACCAGCGCAGCCAGCGCGGCGAGGAAGATGCCGCCAGCGCTCATGAGCTCGACGGCATCGATGCGCCCGGTGGCGCGCATCGGCGGCCGCGGAACATCGATGCCGAGATAGAAGCCGACGGCACCGATCACGATCGTCGTCGCGATGAAGGCCAGCGTACCGAAGAATGCGATGTGCCCCCTCGCGAGCTGGGCGGCAACGAAGGTGCCGCCCATGGCGCCGGCCATCGCCAGGCCGGTTCGCTGCAGCACATGCGCGGCGCGGCTGACCATCAGCAACTCGCGAGCGATCATGGCCCTCTCCTTTCTGCTCACGATCCTCATGTGCGGTCTCCTTTGACGGCCCTGCGCGCGCTCTCCGTTGCTACGGCGAGAACGGGTAGTAGCGGATCTGCGACATGATGATGTGGTCGTCGGTCCTCGGCGCGCCGCCGACACCTGCGAAGGCGAAGCGCTGGTTGTAGGAGTACTGGATGCCGGCCTTGATCGCCCCGTAATCGCCCTTGAAGATCGTGTCATAGAAGCCGGCGGTGTATTGCCTGACCTCCGAGGTGTTGCCGTTGCAGGTCGCGGCCGGCGAGTTCTCGATGTTGCAGCCGAGATTGTTGTAGAGCGGATTGCCGTAGCCGAACGGCACCGTGCCGACATTGGAGAACGTCGGCTTGGTCTTCTCGAGGCCGGCATAGGCGTAGAGATCGAGCGACGGCGTCGTGTGCCAGACCGTGCCGAGCAGGAATGCGGTGATCGGCAGCGGCTGGATCGTGCCGTCCTGGCGCACCGTGGCGTCCGGGAACGGCGCCGCGGTGAAGCGGCCGAGCGCGCCGTGCGACGCGGAGCCTTGCAGCTCCAAGAGCTTCGGCACGATCTCCGCCGAGAAATGCCCGCCGAAGCTCACCGTGCTGACGTCGTGATTGGCGAAGTTGAAGCGATCGTAGAAGTCGCGGTACATCGCCCAGCCCTCGACATGCAGCTTGTAAGCGCCGAGCCGCGGATCCCAGGCGCCCTTCACGGTGAAGTCAGGCACGTGATTGAGGCTGACATTATTGGCGTTGTTGAAGAAGCTGCCGCCCGGCCCGGTGAGGTTGACCAGCAGGTTCGGATTGAGCACGCCCTGCGGCCCGACCGCGGGCGTGCCGACCAGCGGCGCGTTGCCGCCGAAGAACGAGGTCTGCGGATTTTCCGCCGAGACGGCGAGCTTGAATTCGGGCCCGATATCCTGCCAGACGCGGATGCCGGGCTGCCGCGCCGCGAGGAAGCCGGGCACCGATTCGAAATCGATCACGCCGGGCGCATCGACGCCACGCGGATCGATACCCGCCTTGCTCGGCGCGTTCAGCGACCAGCTCTGACCGGCAAGGACGTGCAAGCCGAGATCGCTGCGGCTGATCTCGACACTGGCCTGCCGCAGCCGGGGGTTGAAGGAGTTGGTCGCGACCGAATTCGCCGTCTGTGCGGCTCCCTCGAGATCCAGTTCGCCATAGCCGGCGACGCGGGTGTTGGCGAACACCTCGGCTTCCGCAAGCACCGAGAAACGGGTTTGCCGCGCCGAGAAGCGCGACTCGCCGGTGTTGAAATTCTTGCTCTGCGGGAACGGAATGAAGGCGTAGACCGAGCCCGTGTCGGAAGCAAGATTGCGGGTGCGGTAGATGCCGGTGAGATCGACCCAGCCGC
The window above is part of the Bradyrhizobium sp. PSBB068 genome. Proteins encoded here:
- a CDS encoding tripartite tricarboxylate transporter substrate binding protein, with translation MPAKISRRHLITAGAAAAAMPWLSRGASAQGAWPSRQIRMICSYPAGGQTDLLARAFGEFIARQVGQTVVIENKAGASGSIGAAEVARSAPDGHTILCSISTTYVMNRAMMKNPGYDMDKDLTLVSVIPGGGLLLVASPKLGVKTLAEFVAYARSSGKVNFGTYSAGSAPHMTINELNKQYGLNIEPIHYRGEAPMWTGLAEGTLDVAMGSYTAAQTVLQSGRGVVFAVHAKKVDAIPEIKTLPEQGTTSKFFTVSGFSGWALPKATPQPIVDRLAELCVAANNDPRVKEVLATFVLEPAIGFKDSNALYQRELPVWMEAAQSLGLPPA